One Euphorbia lathyris chromosome 1, ddEupLath1.1, whole genome shotgun sequence DNA segment encodes these proteins:
- the LOC136221025 gene encoding uncharacterized protein isoform X2 translates to MERNPNSFRKEQSDVRKQFEYNAREPEPGREAFQPAPHAVFLDHTSSRNTNTRPPDVNVPQVKPVHNYSIQTGEEFAFEFMRDRVSNKKPLIPNALGDPIQAGVYMELKGALDAVRTGSAGEPAKNPKGAERTNLFPYEQTSNYNLVHSAPPISTQHENPEVVRGSMSSVASGSSSSKMKVLCSFGGTILHRPGDGKLRYVGGETHIIRISRDILWNELKQRTLAIYRQPHVIKYQLPGEDLDALVSVSCDEDLRNMMEEWNEEDDSRGSKKLRMFLSSMDDLEDAQFNMGSMESDSNIQYVVAVNGMDFGSRRNSMLHALATSSANNLNELDGPNIDRETSRPATLSVGVSSSPLTSTFQTAQPIAPNSSNSQLYHGQMMEDMGNQQFQPQYHHDSSNYSPSEEIPYPTSLNGHQKGGLKEQSGIQVQNKQILINELKPKPDGSFQHEIHFVKSHPLDKAYDISVDEVPIATAAHEDLHSLPSKNGEKCQESEDVSSSVDAINLLQVPKCCEDDKFSISSSTLDLDSGDSVSNLIDLSYLEPSVPQRIYYSERIPRDQVELMNRSSKSDDSHGVQFLISHSHSDVSEQKSITESVVKVSQTNLAPNTEHAVQTAKPLHVDPQPIIQKNKDFADVVSQMNKTLPDSQDVLQSGFKLAVPNGSNSSASRDAVLKAGHDYNTGGHKKLQMEEMGETSSGNSAVSQAPFHMHHMDPGSETLEPRLDELTGKSLFGKNNSGNSQSVSLTDSINNVSQGISPLGVSATKQSGISIDLNDRFSSDFLSEIFSREITTEDSSGVSPVHGDGAGMSVMMENHEPKHWSYFQKLAKQEFIQKGLSLIDQDPLGTPSFLAKVKEGDQKPYDFAGLTTEGPGLQSSQVNFGDDNNRKNLADATVISDFNHSQIKDSESMQFGVMMENLRPPESHAEGGKQENRKVGLPLMDPSLLDVDICDLQIIKNDDLEELRELGSGTFGTVYHGKWRGSDVAIKRLKKICFTGRSSEQERLTVEFWREAEILSKLHHPNVLAFYGVVQDGPGGTLATVAEYMVDGSLRHVLLKKDRYLDRRKRLLIAMDAAFGMEYLHSKNIVHFDLKCDNLLVNLKDPQRPICKVGDFGLSKIKRNTLVSGGVRGTLPWMAPELLNGGSNKVSDKVDVFSFGIVLWEILTGEEPYANMHYGAIIGGIVNNSLRPTIPKFCDPEWKRLMEQCWSPNPAARPSFTEIAGRLRIMSTAAAAAASQTKGHTHKTPKQ, encoded by the exons ATGGAGAGAAATCCAAACAGTTTTAGAAAGGAACAGTCAGATGTGCGTAAACAATTTGAATATAATGCCAGGGAACCTGAACCTGGACGTGAAGCATTCCAGCCTGCTCCTCATGCAGTTTTTCTGGACCATACAAGTAGCAGAAACACTAATACGAGACCTCCTGACGTAAATGTACCACAAGTTAAACCTGTCCATAATTACTCCATACAGACAGGCGAGGAGTTTGCTTTTGAATTTATGCGTGATCGAGTTAGTAATAAGAAGCCTCTCATCCCAAATGCTCTAGGTGATCCCATTCAAGCTGGTGTTTATATGGAACTAAAAGGTGCATTGGATGCTGTCCGTACTGGGTCTGCAGGTGAGCCAGCGAAAAATCCAAAAGGTGCTGAGAGAACAAATTTATTTCCGTATGAACAGACAAGCAATTACAATTTAGTTCATTCAGCACCACCAATTTCAACACAACATGAAAATCCAGAAGTTGTTCGTGGTTCTATGTCCTCAGTGGCATCAGGTAGCTCGTCGTCGAAGATGAAGGTTCTCTGTAGCTTTGGTGGCACAATACTACATCGTCCTGGTGATGGGAAACTCAGATATGTTGGAGGTGAGACCCACATTATACGTATATCAAGGGACATTCTATGGAATGAGCTTAAGCAGAGAACATTAGCAATTTATAGGCAACCTCATGTAATAAAATATCAGCTTCCTGGAGAAGATCTCGATGCCTTGGTTTCTGTTTCATGTGATGAGGATCTGCGGAATATGATGGAGGAATGGAATGAAGAGGATGATAGTAGAGGATCAAAAAAACTTAGAATGTTTCTGTCCTCCATGGATGACCTGGAGGATGCTCAATTTAACATGGGAAGCATGGAATCTGATTCCAACATTCAGTATGTTGTTGCTGTTAATGGCATGGACTTCGGATCCAGAAGAAACTCGATGCTACATGCTCTGGCAACCTCTTCTGCAAACAATTTAAATGAGCTAGATGGACCAAATATTGACAGGGAGACAAGTAGGCCAGCAACTTTATCTGTTGGAGTCAGTTCTTCACCTTTGACTAGCACTTTTCAAACTGCTCAGCCAATTGCTCCAAATTCTTCCAATTCACAGCTTTATCATGGGCAGATGATGGAGGATATGGGAAATCAGCAATTTCAGCCACAGTATCACCATGATTCTTCTAATTATTCCCCATCTGAAGAAATTCCTTACCCAACCTCTCTTAATGGGCATCAAAAAGGAGGTCTAAAGGAACAGTCAGGTATTCAAGTGCAGAATAAGCAGATATTGATAAATGAGTTGAAACCAAAGCCTGATGGTTCATTTCAGCATGAGATTCACTTTGTGAAATCTCATCCCTTGGATAAGGCTTATGATATTTCAGTTGATGAAGTACCCATTGCAACTGCTGCTCATGAAGATCTTCATTCCCTGCCCTCAAAAAACGGGGAGAAGTGCCAGGAATCAGAAGATGTCTCTTCCTCTGTAGATGCTATTAATCTGTTACAGGTTCCAAAATGTTGTGAAGATGATAAATTTTCCATTTCAAGCAGTACATTGGACCTGGATTCTGGTGATTCTGTTTCTAATTTGATAGACCTGAGCTATCTTGAACCATCTGTACCTCAGAGAATTTATTACTCCGAAAGAATACCTAGGGATCAAGTAGAGCTGATGAATAGGTCATCAAAGTCTGATGATTCGCATGGTGTCCAGTTTCTTATTTCTCATTCGCACTCTGATGTTTCTGAACAGAAGTCAATTACAGAATCAGTTGTAAAAGTTAGTCAAACTAAtcttgcacctaatactgaacATGCAGTGCAAACTGCAAAACCATTGCATGTAGACCCTCAACCCATCATCCAGAAGAATAAAGATTTCGCAGATGTAGTTTCTCAGATGAATAAGACACTTCCTGATTCTCAAGATGTTCTGCAGAGTGGATTCAAGCTTGCAGTTCCAAATGGTTCCAATAGCTCTGCAAGCCGAGATGCTGTTCTTAAGGCTGGGCATGATTACAATACGGGTGGCCATAAGAAACTCCAGATGGAAGAAATGGGTGAAACTAGTTCTGGAAATTCTGCTGTATCCCAAGCGCCTTTTCACATGCACCATATGGATCCTGGCTCTGAAACCCTAGAGCCTAGACTGGACGAGTTAACTGGTAAGAGTCTGTTTGGTAAGAACAACTCTGGAAACTCCCAGTCAGTTTCTTTGACTGACTCAATTAATAATGTTTCTCAAGGGATTTCCCCTCTTGGTGTTTCAGCAACAAAGCAGTCAGGCATCAGTATAGATCTCAATGACAGATTCTCCAGTGATTTTCTTTCTGAAATATTCTCTAGAGAGATAACTACCGAGGATAGCTCTGGTGTTAGCCCAGTTCACGGGGATGGAGCTGGGATGAGCGTTATGATGGAAAATCATGAGCCTAAGCATTGGTCATATTTTCAGAAATTGGCAAAGCAAGAATTTATCCAGAAAGGTCTCTCTCTTATTGACCAGGATCCTCTTGGCACTCCATCTTTTCTTGCAAAAGTCAAAGAAGGAGATCAGAAGCCTTATGATTTTGCAGGTTTGACAACAGAGGGACCAGGCCTTCAATCATCCCAAGTTAATTTTGGTGATGACAACAATAGAAAAAATTTAGCAGATGCCACAGTTATTTCTGATTTTAATCATTCCCAAATCAAGGACAGTGAATCGATGCAGTTTGGTGTGATGATGGAGAACCTAAGACCTCCGGAATCACACGCTGAG GGTGGGAAGCAAGAAAATAGGAAGGTTGGTCTGCCTCTAATGGATCCCTCTCTGCTAGATGTTGACATCTGTGATTTGCAG ATAATTAAAAATGATGATCTTGAAGAGCTGAGAGAACTGGGTTCTGGCACTTTTGGAACTGTTTATCATGGAAAATGGAGGGGATCAGATGTTGCAATTAAGAGGCTAAAGAAGATCTGTTTCACGGGTCGATCATCAGAGCAAGAGAGACTG ACTGTCGAATTTTGGCGGGAAGCTGAAATCCTTTCAAAGCTTCATCATCCCAATGTGCTAGCATTTTATGGTGTGGTGCAAGATGGACCTGGGGGAACATTAGCTACTGTGGCCGAGTACATGGTTGATGGTTCTCTTAGGCATGTGTTACTGAAGAAGGATAG GTATCTAGATCGTCGCAAGAGACTTCTAATAGCTATGGATGCTGCTTTTGGAATGGAATATCTGCACTCGAAGAATATTGTGCATTTTGATTTGAAATGTGACAACCTGCTTGTCAACTTGAAAGATCCCCAAAGACCAATCTGCAAG GTTGGTGATTTTGGCCTGTCAAAAATTAAACGAAACACTTTGGTTTCTGGAGGTGTGCGTGGGACTCTCCCATGGATGGCACCAGAACTGCTAAATGGTGGCAGCAACAAGGTCTCAGATAAG GTTGATGTTTTCTCCTTCGGGATCGTCCTATGGGAGATTCTCACTGGTGAGGAGCCATACGCCAACATGCATTATGGTGCAATCATAG GTGGAATTGTAAATAACAGTTTGAGACCAACCATTCCAAAATTCTGTGACCCAGAATGGAAAAGACTAATGGAGCAGTGTTGGTCCCCTAATCCAGCAGCCAGGCCTTCCTTCACAGAAATCGCTGGTCGTTTGCGCATAATGTCAActgcagcagcagcagcagccaGCCAAACCAAAGGCCATACACACAAGACACCAAAGCAATAA
- the LOC136221025 gene encoding uncharacterized protein isoform X3, which produces MERNPNSFRKEQSDVRKQFEYNAREPEPGREAFQPAPHAVFLDHTSSRNTNTRPPDVNVPQVKPVHNYSIQTGEEFAFEFMRDRVSNKKPLIPNALGDPIQAGVYMELKGALDAVRTGSAGEPAKNPKGAERTNLFPYEQTSNYNLVHSAPPISTQHENPEVVRGSMSSVASGSSSSKMKVLCSFGGTILHRPGDGKLRYVGGETHIIRISRDILWNELKQRTLAIYRQPHVIKYQLPGEDLDALVSVSCDEDLRNMMEEWNEEDDSRGSKKLRMFLSSMDDLEDAQFNMGSMESDSNIQYVVAVNGMDFGSRRNSMLHALATSSANNLNELDGPNIDRETSRPATLSVGVSSSPLTSTFQTAQPIAPNSSNSQLYHGQMMEDMGNQQFQPQYHHDSSNYSPSEEIPYPTSLNGHQKGGLKEQSGIQVQNKQILINELKPKPDGSFQHEIHFVKSHPLDKAYDISVDEVPIATAAHEDLHSLPSKNGEKCQESEDVSSSVDAINLLQVPKCCEDDKFSISSSTLDLDSGDSVSNLIDLSYLEPSVPQRIYYSERIPRDQVELMNRSSKSDDSHGVQFLISHSHSDVSEQKSITESVVKVSQTNLAPNTEHAVQTAKPLHVDPQPIIQKNKDFADVVSQMNKTLPDSQDVLQSGFKLAVPNGSNSSASRDAVLKAGHDYNTGGHKKLQMEEMGETSSGNSAVSQAPFHMHHMDPGSETLEPRLDELTGISPLGVSATKQSGISIDLNDRFSSDFLSEIFSREITTEDSSGVSPVHGDGAGMSVMMENHEPKHWSYFQKLAKQEFIQKGLSLIDQDPLGTPSFLAKVKEGDQKPYDFAGLTTEGPGLQSSQVNFGDDNNRKNLADATVISDFNHSQIKDSESMQFGVMMENLRPPESHAEGGKQENRKVGLPLMDPSLLDVDICDLQQIIKNDDLEELRELGSGTFGTVYHGKWRGSDVAIKRLKKICFTGRSSEQERLTVEFWREAEILSKLHHPNVLAFYGVVQDGPGGTLATVAEYMVDGSLRHVLLKKDRYLDRRKRLLIAMDAAFGMEYLHSKNIVHFDLKCDNLLVNLKDPQRPICKVGDFGLSKIKRNTLVSGGVRGTLPWMAPELLNGGSNKVSDKVDVFSFGIVLWEILTGEEPYANMHYGAIIGGIVNNSLRPTIPKFCDPEWKRLMEQCWSPNPAARPSFTEIAGRLRIMSTAAAAAASQTKGHTHKTPKQ; this is translated from the exons ATGGAGAGAAATCCAAACAGTTTTAGAAAGGAACAGTCAGATGTGCGTAAACAATTTGAATATAATGCCAGGGAACCTGAACCTGGACGTGAAGCATTCCAGCCTGCTCCTCATGCAGTTTTTCTGGACCATACAAGTAGCAGAAACACTAATACGAGACCTCCTGACGTAAATGTACCACAAGTTAAACCTGTCCATAATTACTCCATACAGACAGGCGAGGAGTTTGCTTTTGAATTTATGCGTGATCGAGTTAGTAATAAGAAGCCTCTCATCCCAAATGCTCTAGGTGATCCCATTCAAGCTGGTGTTTATATGGAACTAAAAGGTGCATTGGATGCTGTCCGTACTGGGTCTGCAGGTGAGCCAGCGAAAAATCCAAAAGGTGCTGAGAGAACAAATTTATTTCCGTATGAACAGACAAGCAATTACAATTTAGTTCATTCAGCACCACCAATTTCAACACAACATGAAAATCCAGAAGTTGTTCGTGGTTCTATGTCCTCAGTGGCATCAGGTAGCTCGTCGTCGAAGATGAAGGTTCTCTGTAGCTTTGGTGGCACAATACTACATCGTCCTGGTGATGGGAAACTCAGATATGTTGGAGGTGAGACCCACATTATACGTATATCAAGGGACATTCTATGGAATGAGCTTAAGCAGAGAACATTAGCAATTTATAGGCAACCTCATGTAATAAAATATCAGCTTCCTGGAGAAGATCTCGATGCCTTGGTTTCTGTTTCATGTGATGAGGATCTGCGGAATATGATGGAGGAATGGAATGAAGAGGATGATAGTAGAGGATCAAAAAAACTTAGAATGTTTCTGTCCTCCATGGATGACCTGGAGGATGCTCAATTTAACATGGGAAGCATGGAATCTGATTCCAACATTCAGTATGTTGTTGCTGTTAATGGCATGGACTTCGGATCCAGAAGAAACTCGATGCTACATGCTCTGGCAACCTCTTCTGCAAACAATTTAAATGAGCTAGATGGACCAAATATTGACAGGGAGACAAGTAGGCCAGCAACTTTATCTGTTGGAGTCAGTTCTTCACCTTTGACTAGCACTTTTCAAACTGCTCAGCCAATTGCTCCAAATTCTTCCAATTCACAGCTTTATCATGGGCAGATGATGGAGGATATGGGAAATCAGCAATTTCAGCCACAGTATCACCATGATTCTTCTAATTATTCCCCATCTGAAGAAATTCCTTACCCAACCTCTCTTAATGGGCATCAAAAAGGAGGTCTAAAGGAACAGTCAGGTATTCAAGTGCAGAATAAGCAGATATTGATAAATGAGTTGAAACCAAAGCCTGATGGTTCATTTCAGCATGAGATTCACTTTGTGAAATCTCATCCCTTGGATAAGGCTTATGATATTTCAGTTGATGAAGTACCCATTGCAACTGCTGCTCATGAAGATCTTCATTCCCTGCCCTCAAAAAACGGGGAGAAGTGCCAGGAATCAGAAGATGTCTCTTCCTCTGTAGATGCTATTAATCTGTTACAGGTTCCAAAATGTTGTGAAGATGATAAATTTTCCATTTCAAGCAGTACATTGGACCTGGATTCTGGTGATTCTGTTTCTAATTTGATAGACCTGAGCTATCTTGAACCATCTGTACCTCAGAGAATTTATTACTCCGAAAGAATACCTAGGGATCAAGTAGAGCTGATGAATAGGTCATCAAAGTCTGATGATTCGCATGGTGTCCAGTTTCTTATTTCTCATTCGCACTCTGATGTTTCTGAACAGAAGTCAATTACAGAATCAGTTGTAAAAGTTAGTCAAACTAAtcttgcacctaatactgaacATGCAGTGCAAACTGCAAAACCATTGCATGTAGACCCTCAACCCATCATCCAGAAGAATAAAGATTTCGCAGATGTAGTTTCTCAGATGAATAAGACACTTCCTGATTCTCAAGATGTTCTGCAGAGTGGATTCAAGCTTGCAGTTCCAAATGGTTCCAATAGCTCTGCAAGCCGAGATGCTGTTCTTAAGGCTGGGCATGATTACAATACGGGTGGCCATAAGAAACTCCAGATGGAAGAAATGGGTGAAACTAGTTCTGGAAATTCTGCTGTATCCCAAGCGCCTTTTCACATGCACCATATGGATCCTGGCTCTGAAACCCTAGAGCCTAGACTGGACGAGTTAACTG GGATTTCCCCTCTTGGTGTTTCAGCAACAAAGCAGTCAGGCATCAGTATAGATCTCAATGACAGATTCTCCAGTGATTTTCTTTCTGAAATATTCTCTAGAGAGATAACTACCGAGGATAGCTCTGGTGTTAGCCCAGTTCACGGGGATGGAGCTGGGATGAGCGTTATGATGGAAAATCATGAGCCTAAGCATTGGTCATATTTTCAGAAATTGGCAAAGCAAGAATTTATCCAGAAAGGTCTCTCTCTTATTGACCAGGATCCTCTTGGCACTCCATCTTTTCTTGCAAAAGTCAAAGAAGGAGATCAGAAGCCTTATGATTTTGCAGGTTTGACAACAGAGGGACCAGGCCTTCAATCATCCCAAGTTAATTTTGGTGATGACAACAATAGAAAAAATTTAGCAGATGCCACAGTTATTTCTGATTTTAATCATTCCCAAATCAAGGACAGTGAATCGATGCAGTTTGGTGTGATGATGGAGAACCTAAGACCTCCGGAATCACACGCTGAG GGTGGGAAGCAAGAAAATAGGAAGGTTGGTCTGCCTCTAATGGATCCCTCTCTGCTAGATGTTGACATCTGTGATTTGCAG CAGATAATTAAAAATGATGATCTTGAAGAGCTGAGAGAACTGGGTTCTGGCACTTTTGGAACTGTTTATCATGGAAAATGGAGGGGATCAGATGTTGCAATTAAGAGGCTAAAGAAGATCTGTTTCACGGGTCGATCATCAGAGCAAGAGAGACTG ACTGTCGAATTTTGGCGGGAAGCTGAAATCCTTTCAAAGCTTCATCATCCCAATGTGCTAGCATTTTATGGTGTGGTGCAAGATGGACCTGGGGGAACATTAGCTACTGTGGCCGAGTACATGGTTGATGGTTCTCTTAGGCATGTGTTACTGAAGAAGGATAG GTATCTAGATCGTCGCAAGAGACTTCTAATAGCTATGGATGCTGCTTTTGGAATGGAATATCTGCACTCGAAGAATATTGTGCATTTTGATTTGAAATGTGACAACCTGCTTGTCAACTTGAAAGATCCCCAAAGACCAATCTGCAAG GTTGGTGATTTTGGCCTGTCAAAAATTAAACGAAACACTTTGGTTTCTGGAGGTGTGCGTGGGACTCTCCCATGGATGGCACCAGAACTGCTAAATGGTGGCAGCAACAAGGTCTCAGATAAG GTTGATGTTTTCTCCTTCGGGATCGTCCTATGGGAGATTCTCACTGGTGAGGAGCCATACGCCAACATGCATTATGGTGCAATCATAG GTGGAATTGTAAATAACAGTTTGAGACCAACCATTCCAAAATTCTGTGACCCAGAATGGAAAAGACTAATGGAGCAGTGTTGGTCCCCTAATCCAGCAGCCAGGCCTTCCTTCACAGAAATCGCTGGTCGTTTGCGCATAATGTCAActgcagcagcagcagcagccaGCCAAACCAAAGGCCATACACACAAGACACCAAAGCAATAA
- the LOC136221025 gene encoding uncharacterized protein isoform X1: MERNPNSFRKEQSDVRKQFEYNAREPEPGREAFQPAPHAVFLDHTSSRNTNTRPPDVNVPQVKPVHNYSIQTGEEFAFEFMRDRVSNKKPLIPNALGDPIQAGVYMELKGALDAVRTGSAGEPAKNPKGAERTNLFPYEQTSNYNLVHSAPPISTQHENPEVVRGSMSSVASGSSSSKMKVLCSFGGTILHRPGDGKLRYVGGETHIIRISRDILWNELKQRTLAIYRQPHVIKYQLPGEDLDALVSVSCDEDLRNMMEEWNEEDDSRGSKKLRMFLSSMDDLEDAQFNMGSMESDSNIQYVVAVNGMDFGSRRNSMLHALATSSANNLNELDGPNIDRETSRPATLSVGVSSSPLTSTFQTAQPIAPNSSNSQLYHGQMMEDMGNQQFQPQYHHDSSNYSPSEEIPYPTSLNGHQKGGLKEQSGIQVQNKQILINELKPKPDGSFQHEIHFVKSHPLDKAYDISVDEVPIATAAHEDLHSLPSKNGEKCQESEDVSSSVDAINLLQVPKCCEDDKFSISSSTLDLDSGDSVSNLIDLSYLEPSVPQRIYYSERIPRDQVELMNRSSKSDDSHGVQFLISHSHSDVSEQKSITESVVKVSQTNLAPNTEHAVQTAKPLHVDPQPIIQKNKDFADVVSQMNKTLPDSQDVLQSGFKLAVPNGSNSSASRDAVLKAGHDYNTGGHKKLQMEEMGETSSGNSAVSQAPFHMHHMDPGSETLEPRLDELTGKSLFGKNNSGNSQSVSLTDSINNVSQGISPLGVSATKQSGISIDLNDRFSSDFLSEIFSREITTEDSSGVSPVHGDGAGMSVMMENHEPKHWSYFQKLAKQEFIQKGLSLIDQDPLGTPSFLAKVKEGDQKPYDFAGLTTEGPGLQSSQVNFGDDNNRKNLADATVISDFNHSQIKDSESMQFGVMMENLRPPESHAEGGKQENRKVGLPLMDPSLLDVDICDLQQIIKNDDLEELRELGSGTFGTVYHGKWRGSDVAIKRLKKICFTGRSSEQERLTVEFWREAEILSKLHHPNVLAFYGVVQDGPGGTLATVAEYMVDGSLRHVLLKKDRYLDRRKRLLIAMDAAFGMEYLHSKNIVHFDLKCDNLLVNLKDPQRPICKVGDFGLSKIKRNTLVSGGVRGTLPWMAPELLNGGSNKVSDKVDVFSFGIVLWEILTGEEPYANMHYGAIIGGIVNNSLRPTIPKFCDPEWKRLMEQCWSPNPAARPSFTEIAGRLRIMSTAAAAAASQTKGHTHKTPKQ, encoded by the exons ATGGAGAGAAATCCAAACAGTTTTAGAAAGGAACAGTCAGATGTGCGTAAACAATTTGAATATAATGCCAGGGAACCTGAACCTGGACGTGAAGCATTCCAGCCTGCTCCTCATGCAGTTTTTCTGGACCATACAAGTAGCAGAAACACTAATACGAGACCTCCTGACGTAAATGTACCACAAGTTAAACCTGTCCATAATTACTCCATACAGACAGGCGAGGAGTTTGCTTTTGAATTTATGCGTGATCGAGTTAGTAATAAGAAGCCTCTCATCCCAAATGCTCTAGGTGATCCCATTCAAGCTGGTGTTTATATGGAACTAAAAGGTGCATTGGATGCTGTCCGTACTGGGTCTGCAGGTGAGCCAGCGAAAAATCCAAAAGGTGCTGAGAGAACAAATTTATTTCCGTATGAACAGACAAGCAATTACAATTTAGTTCATTCAGCACCACCAATTTCAACACAACATGAAAATCCAGAAGTTGTTCGTGGTTCTATGTCCTCAGTGGCATCAGGTAGCTCGTCGTCGAAGATGAAGGTTCTCTGTAGCTTTGGTGGCACAATACTACATCGTCCTGGTGATGGGAAACTCAGATATGTTGGAGGTGAGACCCACATTATACGTATATCAAGGGACATTCTATGGAATGAGCTTAAGCAGAGAACATTAGCAATTTATAGGCAACCTCATGTAATAAAATATCAGCTTCCTGGAGAAGATCTCGATGCCTTGGTTTCTGTTTCATGTGATGAGGATCTGCGGAATATGATGGAGGAATGGAATGAAGAGGATGATAGTAGAGGATCAAAAAAACTTAGAATGTTTCTGTCCTCCATGGATGACCTGGAGGATGCTCAATTTAACATGGGAAGCATGGAATCTGATTCCAACATTCAGTATGTTGTTGCTGTTAATGGCATGGACTTCGGATCCAGAAGAAACTCGATGCTACATGCTCTGGCAACCTCTTCTGCAAACAATTTAAATGAGCTAGATGGACCAAATATTGACAGGGAGACAAGTAGGCCAGCAACTTTATCTGTTGGAGTCAGTTCTTCACCTTTGACTAGCACTTTTCAAACTGCTCAGCCAATTGCTCCAAATTCTTCCAATTCACAGCTTTATCATGGGCAGATGATGGAGGATATGGGAAATCAGCAATTTCAGCCACAGTATCACCATGATTCTTCTAATTATTCCCCATCTGAAGAAATTCCTTACCCAACCTCTCTTAATGGGCATCAAAAAGGAGGTCTAAAGGAACAGTCAGGTATTCAAGTGCAGAATAAGCAGATATTGATAAATGAGTTGAAACCAAAGCCTGATGGTTCATTTCAGCATGAGATTCACTTTGTGAAATCTCATCCCTTGGATAAGGCTTATGATATTTCAGTTGATGAAGTACCCATTGCAACTGCTGCTCATGAAGATCTTCATTCCCTGCCCTCAAAAAACGGGGAGAAGTGCCAGGAATCAGAAGATGTCTCTTCCTCTGTAGATGCTATTAATCTGTTACAGGTTCCAAAATGTTGTGAAGATGATAAATTTTCCATTTCAAGCAGTACATTGGACCTGGATTCTGGTGATTCTGTTTCTAATTTGATAGACCTGAGCTATCTTGAACCATCTGTACCTCAGAGAATTTATTACTCCGAAAGAATACCTAGGGATCAAGTAGAGCTGATGAATAGGTCATCAAAGTCTGATGATTCGCATGGTGTCCAGTTTCTTATTTCTCATTCGCACTCTGATGTTTCTGAACAGAAGTCAATTACAGAATCAGTTGTAAAAGTTAGTCAAACTAAtcttgcacctaatactgaacATGCAGTGCAAACTGCAAAACCATTGCATGTAGACCCTCAACCCATCATCCAGAAGAATAAAGATTTCGCAGATGTAGTTTCTCAGATGAATAAGACACTTCCTGATTCTCAAGATGTTCTGCAGAGTGGATTCAAGCTTGCAGTTCCAAATGGTTCCAATAGCTCTGCAAGCCGAGATGCTGTTCTTAAGGCTGGGCATGATTACAATACGGGTGGCCATAAGAAACTCCAGATGGAAGAAATGGGTGAAACTAGTTCTGGAAATTCTGCTGTATCCCAAGCGCCTTTTCACATGCACCATATGGATCCTGGCTCTGAAACCCTAGAGCCTAGACTGGACGAGTTAACTGGTAAGAGTCTGTTTGGTAAGAACAACTCTGGAAACTCCCAGTCAGTTTCTTTGACTGACTCAATTAATAATGTTTCTCAAGGGATTTCCCCTCTTGGTGTTTCAGCAACAAAGCAGTCAGGCATCAGTATAGATCTCAATGACAGATTCTCCAGTGATTTTCTTTCTGAAATATTCTCTAGAGAGATAACTACCGAGGATAGCTCTGGTGTTAGCCCAGTTCACGGGGATGGAGCTGGGATGAGCGTTATGATGGAAAATCATGAGCCTAAGCATTGGTCATATTTTCAGAAATTGGCAAAGCAAGAATTTATCCAGAAAGGTCTCTCTCTTATTGACCAGGATCCTCTTGGCACTCCATCTTTTCTTGCAAAAGTCAAAGAAGGAGATCAGAAGCCTTATGATTTTGCAGGTTTGACAACAGAGGGACCAGGCCTTCAATCATCCCAAGTTAATTTTGGTGATGACAACAATAGAAAAAATTTAGCAGATGCCACAGTTATTTCTGATTTTAATCATTCCCAAATCAAGGACAGTGAATCGATGCAGTTTGGTGTGATGATGGAGAACCTAAGACCTCCGGAATCACACGCTGAG GGTGGGAAGCAAGAAAATAGGAAGGTTGGTCTGCCTCTAATGGATCCCTCTCTGCTAGATGTTGACATCTGTGATTTGCAG CAGATAATTAAAAATGATGATCTTGAAGAGCTGAGAGAACTGGGTTCTGGCACTTTTGGAACTGTTTATCATGGAAAATGGAGGGGATCAGATGTTGCAATTAAGAGGCTAAAGAAGATCTGTTTCACGGGTCGATCATCAGAGCAAGAGAGACTG ACTGTCGAATTTTGGCGGGAAGCTGAAATCCTTTCAAAGCTTCATCATCCCAATGTGCTAGCATTTTATGGTGTGGTGCAAGATGGACCTGGGGGAACATTAGCTACTGTGGCCGAGTACATGGTTGATGGTTCTCTTAGGCATGTGTTACTGAAGAAGGATAG GTATCTAGATCGTCGCAAGAGACTTCTAATAGCTATGGATGCTGCTTTTGGAATGGAATATCTGCACTCGAAGAATATTGTGCATTTTGATTTGAAATGTGACAACCTGCTTGTCAACTTGAAAGATCCCCAAAGACCAATCTGCAAG GTTGGTGATTTTGGCCTGTCAAAAATTAAACGAAACACTTTGGTTTCTGGAGGTGTGCGTGGGACTCTCCCATGGATGGCACCAGAACTGCTAAATGGTGGCAGCAACAAGGTCTCAGATAAG GTTGATGTTTTCTCCTTCGGGATCGTCCTATGGGAGATTCTCACTGGTGAGGAGCCATACGCCAACATGCATTATGGTGCAATCATAG GTGGAATTGTAAATAACAGTTTGAGACCAACCATTCCAAAATTCTGTGACCCAGAATGGAAAAGACTAATGGAGCAGTGTTGGTCCCCTAATCCAGCAGCCAGGCCTTCCTTCACAGAAATCGCTGGTCGTTTGCGCATAATGTCAActgcagcagcagcagcagccaGCCAAACCAAAGGCCATACACACAAGACACCAAAGCAATAA